From the genome of Streptomyces sp. NBC_01304:
CTTGCCGTCGGTGGTGCGGTCCACTTGTGCGTCGTGCATGACGACGAGCGCGCCGTCCTTGCTCAGGTGCAGGTCGAGTTCGATGAGGTCGAGGCCCGCCCGTTCCGCGGCGATGAAGGAACGGAGGGTGTTCTCGGGCTCGATGCCCATGACCCCGCGATGACCGATGGTGAGGAAGTTCAAGGTTCACTCGCTTCCGTCGACGGCGGCTCCCCGCGCGGTGCGGTCCCTGCGCCACGCGGACAAGGCCGCAGCCTAATGGTCCCGGTCAGCGATGGACCCGCACCGAACCGGTGGATTCCGAGGAAGCGGAGCGCTCCGCTCGGGCCCCGACGATGCCGAGGATCAACCCGGTGATGACGGCGGCGACAAGGACGGCACGGGTGCTCAACTCGACACTGCTCCAACTGGCGGACGGCAACGGACCCCGCCCGTCCTACCGTTCCGGGCACCCGGCCCGCGAGCTTCTTCACTCGTGCGTGGGCGCGTCAGGCAAGGATTGACGCGCCCCGCAAGGGGCGCGGGGAACTGCGCGCCCAGCCACCGACGGCCCGCAGATTCTGAACCGTCCTGCCGGTGGCGCGGGCTCTGAAACCGGCAGCCGCCGAGAGGCCCCGCAAGGGGCGCGGGGAACTGCGCGCCCGGCCACCGACGGCCCGCAGATCCGCCATGGCCTGCGGGCGCCCCGCTGACCCCGCACCAGGCCTTCCAGCGAAGCGCTCACGCGGAGCGGTCAGCCCAGCTCGTCCAGATCCGCCAGCATCCCCTCACCGAGCTCCAGCTCCGAGAGGAGCCGCCGCTCGCTCCAGCGCAGCGCGATCTGCGGATGGCTCCAGGCCTCGACGCCCCCGGCCTGCGCGAGCGCGTCGCGTACCTCCTTCAACTCGCCCTTCGTGCGCGCCAGATGCTCCGTCACCAGCGCCCGCAGATCCTCCGGCGCCGCCAGATGCCCGAGCCACACCCGCAACAGCAGCGGATGCTTGAGCACCGGGGCGCCCACGTCCTGCCCCGACCCGGCCCAGGCGGCGAGTGCCGCACGTCCCTCATCGGTGATCGCGTACGTCCGCTTGGTGCGCGGTGCCTCCGGGCCCGAGCGGCGCGAGGTCGCGTAGCCCAGGGACTCCAGGCGGCGCAGCTCGGCGTAGATCTGGCTGATGGCGGGCGACCAGTAGAAGAACCGCAGCGAGGCGTCCGCCCACTTCTTCAGCTCGTACCCGGTCCGCTCGCCGGGGAAGGAGAGCAGGCCGAGCACGGCCCACGCGGTCTGCGGAAGACCGGCCCCCGGGCCGTCCCCGCCGTCGGCGTCCTGGCGCTGTGCTGTCCGGCGATCACTCATGGCCGCATTGAAGGCGGGCGGACACGGCCCGCGCAATCCCCTTCGCCACATCTCTTGCCGCATCTCTTGCCACTTCGAGATCTGACGACTAGTCATATGGCTAATTGAAATAAAGCGCGGAACCCGCATGCGACCCCCAACTCCCAGGAGGCACCGTGAAGTTCTCGGTCATCTTCGAGGCCCAGCTGACCGATCCGACCGTCGAGCGCGAGCACCAGGTCATCCGGGACAGCGTCGAACAGGCGATACTCGCCGAACAGATGGGCTTCGACCGGATCTGGGCGGTCGAGCACCACTCCCTCAAGTGGTACGCGCACATGAGTGCCCCGGAGATCTTCCTGACCTGGGTCGCGGCGAAGACCAGCACGATCCGCATAGGCCACGGCGTGGTCTGCATGCCGTTCAAGTTCAACCACCCCGCGCGCGTGGCCGAACGGGCCGCCATGCTCGACCTGCTCTCCGGCGGCCGTCTCGACCTGGGCGCGGGCCGCGGCGGCACCGCGCAGGAGACCTCGCTGTGCGGCGTCGACAAGGAGCGCACGACCCAGGAGGTCGAAGAGGCGCTGCGGATCATCGGCAAGGCCTGGCAGGAGGACGAGCTCGAGTACCACGGCGAGCTCATCGACATCGACCCGCACCCGATCCTGCCCCGCCCGAAGCAGACCCCGCACCCCCCGCTGTTCCTGGCCTGCAGTCGCACCGAAACCCTCACCCAGGCCGCCGACTTCGGCATCGGCGCCCTCGTGATGGGCTTCGCGGGCCCCGAGTCGATCACCGAGATGCGCACCGCCTACGACGCCTCGATCGCGGCCCGTACCGGAGAGCGGCTCGTCTCCTCTGTCATCAACGACCACTTCTCCGTACTCTGTCCGACGATCGTGCTCGACGACCGTGACGAGGCGCAGCGCATCGGGATCCGAGGCCAGCGGTTCTTCGCCCAGTCCATCGGCCACTGGTACGGCGGCGCCGGCATCCCGGACGAGGCCGTCGTGGAGGGCACGGACGAGGCCGCCGAGATGCGCAAGGCCGCCGAGCAGACGGTCGCGCGGCTGCACGAGCACAACATTCCGGTACGCCCCACCTCGACCGCCACCTTCAACGCGGACCACGCCTACGGCACCGCCGATGACGCCATCGCCTACGTCGAGCAGCTCAGGGACGCGGGCGCCGACGAGATCATGTGCCTGATCCAGATGGGCACGGTGCCGCAGGAGGCCTGCCTGGAGACGATCCGGCAGTGGGGCGAGAAGGTCATCCCGCATTTCCGGGGCGACTCGCACTCCCGCAACGACTCGCACTCCCGTAACGAGCAGGAGGAGCAAGCCCGATGAGCCTGGAAGCCGACCCCGCGACACCCGGCGAAGCCGCCCCGGTGGTTCCCGCCGAAGCCGCAGCCGCCCCCGCGAAGCCCGCCGAAGCCGCCCCCGCGACACCGGCCGGAGCCGCAGCCGCCCCCGCGAAGCCCGCCGAAGCCGCCCCTCCGCCGCCCGGCGCACCCGACCGCCTGACCCCCGAAGCCCGCGCCATGGTCGACCTCTTGACCTCCGTCTTCCCCGACCTCGGCGGCACGGTCACGGACGCCGCCGAGGCCCGCCGCGTCCTCGCCGCCACCCCCGAGCCCCCGTGGGAGCCGACCGCGGTCGGCTCCGTGGAGGACCGCACCATCCCCGGCCCCGAAGGGGCGCCCGAGATACCGGTGCGGATCTACCTGCCCGACCCCGCCGAGGCCACCGGCCCACGGCCGACCGTCGTCTTCTACCACGGCGGCGGCTGGGCGATCTGCGACCTGGAGACCCACGACGGCACGGCCCGCGCGCTCTGCCGGGGCGCCGGCGCGGCGGTCGTCTCGGTCGACTACCGGCTCGCCCCGGAGAACCCCTTCCCGGCGGCCGTCGACGACGCGGACGCCGCCTTCCGCTGGGCCGCGGCCCACGTGGCCGAGCTCGGCGGCGACCTGCACGCCCTGGTCGTCGCGGGCGACAGCGCCGGCGGCAACCTCGCTGCCGTCACCGCCCAGAGCGCCCGCGACCGGGGAGGGCCGGCGCCGGCCCTGCAGGTGCTCATTTACCCCGCCGTCGACCTGGTGCAGCAGTGGCCCTCGTACGAGACGAACGGGACCGGGTTCTTCCTGTCCACCCCGCACATGCAGTGGTTCGCGGCGCAATACCTGGGCGACCCGGCGGCAGACCGCACCGACCCCCGCGTTTCGCCCCTGCGCGGTGACCTCACCGGCCTGCCGCCCGCACACATCGTGACGGCCGGCTGTGACCCGCTGTGCGACGAGGGCCGGGCTTACGCGGCGAAACTGCGCGAGGCCGGAGTGACGGTCACGGAGGGGCACTTCCCGGGGATGTTCCACGGATTCTTCGGCTTCCCGCAGGTACTGCAGGATGCGGCGACCGCAGTGGCGGAAGTGGTCGAGACTGTCGCGGCAACGGCTACCGACAGGAAAAACGGCGGTGAACCAGGGGGTAGCGCAGGATAATTTCCCGAGGCCCCTCTTGTGGCGGAGAACCTCGCATGCATACGGTGTCTTTACGCGAGGTTCTCCCGTGGAGGAAGTGTCATGACGGAAATTCTTGTGCAGGCCGCTACCGAGGAAACGATTCCTCCCGGCAGCACCCGGGTCGTGGAGCACCCGGCCTGGCCCGTGCTCAAGGATGCCGTGGAGGAGATCAGGCCCTGGCAGTCCAAGGACGGGTCGATCGACTTCACCGCCGAGGGCGCCCCTTCCAGGTCGGTGGCCGAACTGGCCGTGGACCGGGCGATATCCGCCATCGAGCAGCTCGCCCCGCTGCTCCCGCACAACGACGCCTACCACCGCGCGCTCGCCGCGGATCTGCGCCGCTGGGCGGACGAGGGCTTCCAGGTCCCGGACTTCCTCGACTCGCTGCTTGCCTTCCAGCCCGCCGCGCACCGCGCCGACGGACTGCAGCACCTGGTCGTCTTCCCGATGTACACGCAGAACGGCAACCCGGACCGCAACCTCGAAGCGGTCGTCCTGCGCATGGTGTGGCCCGACTGGCTGGCCGACCTGGAGCGCACGCGCTACGACAACCCGCTCTACATCGGCATCAAGTTCGAGGACTTCACCCCGGGCTACGACACCAACTCGGCCGTCCTGTTCCCGGAGACCATCGCCGTGCGCGAGGCCCCCGAGCGCTTCAGCTGGGGCGGCATCTTCTGCGACCGCGAGGCCGCCCGCTTCCGCAAGGTCACCGAGGCCGCGGTGAGCATCCTCGGGCTCGAACTGCCCGACGACATCCGCGAGATGATCGCCGACCAGGACCGCTGCGAGCAGGCCTTCGTGCTGTGGGACATGGTCCACGACCGCACGCACAGCCACGGCGACCTGCCCTTCGACCCGTTCATGATCAAGCAGCGCCAGCCGTTCTGGATGTACGGTCTCGAAGAGCTGCGCTGCGACCTCACCGCCTTCAAGGAGGCCGTGAAGCTGGAGGCCGAGGGCGTCGCCCAGGCCCGCGACGTGCAGTTCACGGTGCTGTTCGACCGCATGTTCCGCTTCCCGGTGACCGGTGAGCGCGTACGCAACTACGACGGCCTCGGCGGTCAGCTGCTCTTCGCCTACCTGCACAAGCACGACGTGCTGCGCTGGACCGACAACACCCTGAAGATCGACTGGGAGCGCGCCCCGCAGGTCACCAACCAGCTGTGCGCCGAGATCGAGGACCTTTACCGGGCCGGCATCGACCGCCCGAAGCTGGTCCACTGGTTCGCCGCGTACGAACTGGTCTCGACCTATCTCTCCCCGCACCCCGGATCGCGCTGGGCCAAGGGCCCCGACGCCCTGGACCTGTCGCTGCCGCCCCGGAAACTCGTCGACGAGGTGCTTCCGGACGAGTTTCCGCTGAGCATGTTCTATGAGGCCCTTTCGAAGAAGCTCAAGAACGTGATCGCCGCGACCAAGGGCATCACCGCTTCGAACGCCGAGCGGGTGGCCGCATGAGCCACCGTGGCACGGAGGTGAGCACGATGGGTACGCAGACCGGAAACGGCGGCGCACTGAACGGCGCCGTGATCGCGGTGGCGGGTGCCGCAGGCCCCGCCGGCCGGGCCACGCTGCTCCGGCTCGCCGAGGCGGGCGCGATCGTCGTCGCCTCGGACGCGGACGCCGCACGCCTCGCGGAAGCCGTGGACGCGGCCCGCTACGCACACGGCGGCGCGACGGTCACCGGCGACACCGTGGACCTCCTCGACCTGGCCGCGGCCCGCGACTGGGCCGCGCGCACCGAGAAGGAATTCGGCCGCATCGACGGCCTGGTCCACCTGGTCGGTGGCTGGCGCGGCTCGGCGTCCTTCGCCGAGACCGACCTCGCCGACTGGGAGCTGCTCGAAAAGCTCCTGATCCGCACCGTGCAGCACACCTCGCTGGCGTTCTACGACGGCCTGCAGCGCAGCGACCGCGGCCGCTACGTCCTGACCACCGCCGCCGGAGCGAGCAAGCCGACCGCGGGCAATGCCGCGTACGCCGCCTCCAAGGCCGCGGCCGAGGCCTGGACGCTGGCCCTGGGCGACGCCTTCCGCAAGGCCGCCAAGGCCGAGGGTGCCGAGGAGCTGTCGTCGGCGGCTGTCATCCTGGTGGTCAAGGCGTTGGTCCACGACGCGATGCGCGCGGAGCGGCCGAACGCGAAGTTCGCGGGTTTCACGGACGTCAAGGAGCTGGCCGAGGCCGTCGCCGGCGTCTGGGAGCGGCCCGCCGGGGAAGTGAACGGAACCCGTCTGTGGCTGACCGAGAAGCCGTGAACTCTTTGAACCAGATAGCCGTCAATCCGCCGAAGACGGATGCCAAGCGGCATCACGACCCAGAAGTACGCGGCTTCGCCAGCGACAACTACGCGGGCGCCCACCCCGAGATCCTCGCGGCCCTCGCCCTCGCCAACGGCGGCCACCAGGTCGCCTACGGCGAGGACGACTACACCGCGAACCTGCAGCAGCTGATCCGCGGCCACTTCGGCGCCACCGCGGAGGCCTTCCCGGTCTTCAACGGCACCGGCGCCAACGTCACCGCGCTGCAGGCCATGACGGACCGCTGGGGCGCGGTCATCTGCGCGGAGTCGGCGCACATCCACGTCGACGAGTGTGGTGCCCCCGAGCGGGTCGGCGGCCTCAAGCTGCTCACCGTGCCCACCGAGGACGGCAAGCTCACGCCCGAGCTCATCGACCGGCAGGCGTACGGCTTCGACGACGAGCACCGGGCGATGCCCCAGGTCGTCTCGATCACGCAGAACACCGAACTGGGCACGCTCTACACGCCCGACGAGATCCGCGCGATCTGCGAACACGCCCATGGACACGGCATGTTGGTGCACCTCGACGGCGCCCGGATCGCCAACGCCGCGGCCGCCCTCGACGTCCCGCTGCGCACCTTCACCACCCGCGCGGGCGTCGACGTGCTGTCCTTCGGCGGCACCAAGAACGGCATGCTGTTCGGCGAGGCGGTCGTCGTCCTGAACCCGGACGCGGTCCGCCACATGAAGCATCTGCGCAAGCTGTCCATGCAGCTCGCCTCCAAGATGCGCTTCGTGTCCGTGCAGTTGGAGGCGCTGCTCGCCAAGGACCTGTGGCTGCGCAACGCCCGCCACTCCAACGAGATGGCCCAGCGCCTGGCCGAGGGCGTGCGCGCGGTGCACGGCGTGGAGATCCTTTACCCGGTGCAGGCCAACGCCGTCTTCGCGCGCCTTCCGCACGACGTGAGCGAGCGCCTGCAGGAGCGCTTCCGCTTCTACTTCTGGGACGAGGCCGCCGGCGACGTGCGCTGGATGTGCTCCTTCGACACGACCGAGGACGACGTGGACCGGTTCGTGGCGGCGCTCAAGGAGGAGATGGCCCGGTAGCCGTCGACTCTCCTGCAGTGCATAGGTATGCGATCGATCGTAAAGTCATTGACTCCCGGTCGGTCGCTTTCCTATGCTCACTCGTCATGCAGCTGATCCAGGAAAACCCTGATCTGTCGGCGTATTTGGCCGCCAGTGATGTCATCGACCACCACCATCCGCTGGTCCGTGAGACGGCGGCGGGTCTTGCAAAGTCATCCGCCGATTCCTATGAATACGCCCACGCGGCCTTCGATTTCGTGCGCGACGCCGTCCCGCACTCGCAGGACTCGGGCCGGATGGAGGTCACCTGGCGCGCCTCCGACGTGCTGCGCGAGCGCACCGGGATCTGTACCGCCAAGTCCCATGCCCTGGCCGCCCTGCTGCGGGCCGAGGACATTCCGACGGCGTTCTGCTACCAGCGGCTGCGGGACGACAACACGAGCGGATACTCGCTGCACGGCCTGGTCGCCGTACGCCTGGGCGGCGCCTGGCACCGGCAGGACCCGCGCGGGAACCTCCCGGAGGGCG
Proteins encoded in this window:
- a CDS encoding transglutaminase-like domain-containing protein yields the protein MQLIQENPDLSAYLAASDVIDHHHPLVRETAAGLAKSSADSYEYAHAAFDFVRDAVPHSQDSGRMEVTWRASDVLRERTGICTAKSHALAALLRAEDIPTAFCYQRLRDDNTSGYSLHGLVAVRLGGAWHRQDPRGNLPEGVDAQFRLGEERLAWPVDPESNEVDYPVLYAEPSPVALRALKEARDRPHLWQIYPSEL
- a CDS encoding threonine aldolase family protein, translating into MNQIAVNPPKTDAKRHHDPEVRGFASDNYAGAHPEILAALALANGGHQVAYGEDDYTANLQQLIRGHFGATAEAFPVFNGTGANVTALQAMTDRWGAVICAESAHIHVDECGAPERVGGLKLLTVPTEDGKLTPELIDRQAYGFDDEHRAMPQVVSITQNTELGTLYTPDEIRAICEHAHGHGMLVHLDGARIANAAAALDVPLRTFTTRAGVDVLSFGGTKNGMLFGEAVVVLNPDAVRHMKHLRKLSMQLASKMRFVSVQLEALLAKDLWLRNARHSNEMAQRLAEGVRAVHGVEILYPVQANAVFARLPHDVSERLQERFRFYFWDEAAGDVRWMCSFDTTEDDVDRFVAALKEEMAR
- a CDS encoding alpha/beta hydrolase fold domain-containing protein, with the translated sequence MVDLLTSVFPDLGGTVTDAAEARRVLAATPEPPWEPTAVGSVEDRTIPGPEGAPEIPVRIYLPDPAEATGPRPTVVFYHGGGWAICDLETHDGTARALCRGAGAAVVSVDYRLAPENPFPAAVDDADAAFRWAAAHVAELGGDLHALVVAGDSAGGNLAAVTAQSARDRGGPAPALQVLIYPAVDLVQQWPSYETNGTGFFLSTPHMQWFAAQYLGDPAADRTDPRVSPLRGDLTGLPPAHIVTAGCDPLCDEGRAYAAKLREAGVTVTEGHFPGMFHGFFGFPQVLQDAATAVAEVVETVAATATDRKNGGEPGGSAG
- a CDS encoding PadR family transcriptional regulator, giving the protein MSDRRTAQRQDADGGDGPGAGLPQTAWAVLGLLSFPGERTGYELKKWADASLRFFYWSPAISQIYAELRRLESLGYATSRRSGPEAPRTKRTYAITDEGRAALAAWAGSGQDVGAPVLKHPLLLRVWLGHLAAPEDLRALVTEHLARTKGELKEVRDALAQAGGVEAWSHPQIALRWSERRLLSELELGEGMLADLDELG
- a CDS encoding DUF6421 family protein: MTEILVQAATEETIPPGSTRVVEHPAWPVLKDAVEEIRPWQSKDGSIDFTAEGAPSRSVAELAVDRAISAIEQLAPLLPHNDAYHRALAADLRRWADEGFQVPDFLDSLLAFQPAAHRADGLQHLVVFPMYTQNGNPDRNLEAVVLRMVWPDWLADLERTRYDNPLYIGIKFEDFTPGYDTNSAVLFPETIAVREAPERFSWGGIFCDREAARFRKVTEAAVSILGLELPDDIREMIADQDRCEQAFVLWDMVHDRTHSHGDLPFDPFMIKQRQPFWMYGLEELRCDLTAFKEAVKLEAEGVAQARDVQFTVLFDRMFRFPVTGERVRNYDGLGGQLLFAYLHKHDVLRWTDNTLKIDWERAPQVTNQLCAEIEDLYRAGIDRPKLVHWFAAYELVSTYLSPHPGSRWAKGPDALDLSLPPRKLVDEVLPDEFPLSMFYEALSKKLKNVIAATKGITASNAERVAA
- a CDS encoding SDR family oxidoreductase, yielding MSHRGTEVSTMGTQTGNGGALNGAVIAVAGAAGPAGRATLLRLAEAGAIVVASDADAARLAEAVDAARYAHGGATVTGDTVDLLDLAAARDWAARTEKEFGRIDGLVHLVGGWRGSASFAETDLADWELLEKLLIRTVQHTSLAFYDGLQRSDRGRYVLTTAAGASKPTAGNAAYAASKAAAEAWTLALGDAFRKAAKAEGAEELSSAAVILVVKALVHDAMRAERPNAKFAGFTDVKELAEAVAGVWERPAGEVNGTRLWLTEKP
- a CDS encoding LLM class flavin-dependent oxidoreductase, producing MKFSVIFEAQLTDPTVEREHQVIRDSVEQAILAEQMGFDRIWAVEHHSLKWYAHMSAPEIFLTWVAAKTSTIRIGHGVVCMPFKFNHPARVAERAAMLDLLSGGRLDLGAGRGGTAQETSLCGVDKERTTQEVEEALRIIGKAWQEDELEYHGELIDIDPHPILPRPKQTPHPPLFLACSRTETLTQAADFGIGALVMGFAGPESITEMRTAYDASIAARTGERLVSSVINDHFSVLCPTIVLDDRDEAQRIGIRGQRFFAQSIGHWYGGAGIPDEAVVEGTDEAAEMRKAAEQTVARLHEHNIPVRPTSTATFNADHAYGTADDAIAYVEQLRDAGADEIMCLIQMGTVPQEACLETIRQWGEKVIPHFRGDSHSRNDSHSRNEQEEQAR